From Acidobacteriota bacterium, one genomic window encodes:
- a CDS encoding VOC family protein → MTKPEISSASPFFIVHDGAAALSFYRDQLGFDITYQEPADDPFFGIVCRGGAMIMLKDVGVAPLPNYKREPAARWDAYLYVPDPDALAAEFASRNVKFSEPLKDTHDGLRGFELEDADGYVLFFGRPRS, encoded by the coding sequence ATGACTAAACCGGAAATCTCCAGCGCCTCGCCGTTCTTCATCGTGCATGACGGCGCAGCAGCGCTTTCGTTCTATCGTGATCAACTCGGGTTTGATATCACGTATCAGGAGCCCGCTGATGACCCCTTCTTTGGTATTGTGTGCCGCGGCGGTGCGATGATCATGCTCAAGGATGTTGGTGTAGCTCCGCTTCCCAACTACAAGCGAGAACCAGCGGCCCGTTGGGACGCCTACCTTTACGTTCCTGATCCGGATGCACTGGCCGCAGAGTTTGCCTCGCGCAACGTCAAGTTTTCGGAACCACTCAAGGACACGCATGATGGTTTGCGTGGATTCGAACTCGAGGACGCGGACGGCTACGTCTTGTTTTTCGGTCGTCCTCGGTCCTAA
- a CDS encoding ASCH domain-containing protein yields the protein MVFTKRLRPGVRLGIIKCSIRIWKHPHVKVGGRYPMDEGHIVVDSIVPITVTDVTDDLARESGFETVDDLLRIAKHGSGDKMYLIRFHYLPPGAWDAPRWGDE from the coding sequence ATGGTATTCACCAAACGCCTTCGCCCGGGAGTGCGGCTCGGGATAATAAAATGCAGCATTCGTATCTGGAAGCATCCCCATGTAAAGGTGGGTGGCCGTTACCCGATGGATGAGGGCCACATCGTAGTGGATTCGATTGTGCCGATTACCGTCACCGACGTCACGGACGATCTGGCCCGCGAATCGGGGTTCGAAACCGTGGATGATTTGCTGCGAATCGCAAAACACGGAAGCGGCGACAAGATGTACCTGATTCGGTTCCATTACTTGCCTCCGGGCGCATGGGACGCGCCAAGATGGGGAGATGAGTAG
- a CDS encoding serine hydrolase has product MKRLASLIVLVVVLLVASSSVAGQSVTGQSVAQHPRVKQTLNLLQVWLDAQRAYQQIPGVSAAVVYDQQLLWSAGFGYADVSRKSPATPSTIYSICSISKLFTSIGVMQLRDEGKLRIDDPVARYIPWFKIKRSDPLGPEITIEGLLTHSSGLPRESDFPYWTGPEFAFPTREQVKERLALQETLYPAETYFQYSNLGLTLAGELITSVSGEPYEAYVGKRILEPLGLKSTTPEIPEKERGGRLATGYSALLRDGTRVPVPFFMARGIAPAAGYASSAEDLARFASWQFRVLDRKGGEEVLRSNTLREMHRVHWVDPDLETMWGLGFSVSRSEGKVFVGHGGSCPGFRTQLLLKPDEKLATIFMANAQGVNTGEFVQQMYNIVAPAIKTAGKPATNETAQPQANLARYTGTYESGFGGEIAIVEWEDGLATLSLPTMDPVRGLTKLKKVGEHTFRRIRKDEALGETLVFELGREGHAVRVIWNSNQYRRVR; this is encoded by the coding sequence ATGAAACGTTTAGCTAGCTTGATTGTTCTTGTAGTTGTTCTACTCGTTGCCTCGTCTTCGGTAGCAGGGCAATCCGTAACAGGGCAATCCGTCGCCCAACATCCGCGCGTTAAGCAAACTCTCAACCTCCTGCAAGTCTGGCTCGATGCGCAGCGTGCATACCAACAGATCCCCGGTGTCTCGGCCGCAGTCGTTTACGACCAGCAACTGTTGTGGAGCGCAGGATTCGGTTACGCCGATGTCTCGCGTAAGTCGCCCGCAACACCGAGCACCATCTACAGCATCTGCTCGATCTCGAAGCTATTCACAAGCATCGGCGTAATGCAGTTGCGTGACGAGGGCAAGCTCCGCATCGACGATCCGGTGGCCCGCTACATCCCCTGGTTTAAAATCAAGCGCAGCGATCCTCTCGGGCCTGAGATCACAATCGAGGGACTGCTCACTCACTCGTCGGGCCTTCCGCGCGAATCCGACTTCCCATACTGGACGGGCCCTGAGTTTGCCTTCCCCACCCGTGAGCAGGTTAAAGAGCGGCTCGCCTTGCAGGAGACGCTCTATCCGGCCGAGACCTACTTTCAATACTCGAACCTCGGTCTCACGCTCGCCGGGGAGTTGATCACGTCGGTATCGGGCGAACCCTACGAGGCATACGTCGGCAAACGCATTCTCGAGCCGCTGGGCCTAAAAAGCACTACACCTGAGATACCTGAAAAAGAGCGCGGCGGTAGACTGGCCACAGGCTATAGCGCTTTGCTACGTGACGGCACGCGAGTACCAGTTCCGTTTTTCATGGCACGGGGCATAGCTCCCGCTGCGGGATATGCTTCCAGTGCAGAAGACCTGGCGCGCTTCGCTTCCTGGCAATTCCGAGTACTTGACCGTAAAGGCGGCGAAGAGGTGCTCAGGTCGAACACGCTACGGGAGATGCACCGTGTACACTGGGTGGACCCTGACCTTGAGACGATGTGGGGGCTCGGCTTTTCAGTATCGAGGAGTGAGGGGAAAGTCTTTGTGGGGCACGGCGGTTCCTGTCCCGGCTTCCGCACGCAATTGCTGCTCAAGCCGGATGAGAAGCTGGCGACGATCTTCATGGCTAATGCACAGGGTGTGAACACGGGCGAGTTCGTTCAGCAGATGTACAACATAGTCGCGCCGGCTATAAAAACCGCAGGCAAGCCTGCGACGAATGAAACAGCGCAGCCGCAGGCTAATCTCGCCAGATACACTGGAACTTACGAATCGGGATTCGGAGGTGAGATCGCAATAGTCGAATGGGAAGACGGGCTGGCGACACTTTCTCTACCCACAATGGACCCTGTGCGAGGCTTGACGAAGCTGAAGAAGGTAGGCGAGCACACGTTCCGTCGAATCAGGAAAGATGAGGCGTTAGGCGAGACGCT
- a CDS encoding sensor histidine kinase, with amino-acid sequence MGDQLITSKWVGVIELVKNCYDADANHVSVRFLNFDVVGETPVIEIEDDGDGMTLDIIRDVWMKPATPYKLNQKKSKQHRYTNKGRVMQGDKGVGRFAIYKLGNYVEIFTKTVRTPEVHLTLNFREYSQDDEFATTTKIPEKFLDEIMNEWKLNDSPVCITNEKHKGTLLRISDTRNDWRLEELEKLQVAFQRMIPPTIPTFKGDFVRDFDVKLYWDDREYPRSRTSFEEVIELAPFRFEGQISERGILDYKYRHNRNKELNGQIDLFDDSDAAKHDLWGFPMFKEQFLEFVKRTQEQPVRIRKADGSSRSTYHRNRFWKVRRKPHVGPCTFFFYAFDWRDQHLELKEHERAFIKNNSVYLYRDFTRVYPYGERGVDWLSLSKLRAEDKAGRYFSYNDLLGFIFITQEHNPQLRDAASREGLVNINGASEDFVALLQATLKVMKDFVDVDKQRDELRKERLFSSANKKFNESFERLRKQLIKSSDEETLKRANAFVATTNELVAQYKIKVSITEELAGLGMAVEKSSHDIFMLIRRMIHNANDIVTRFEKNRLSSATLRQFFSDLTENLDFLYQELQILQPLFRESRKETKAISVRDTLERIQRYYRREFQYDIGFKIEGPGDIVVQTNLGLMLQVFINLIDNAIYWLNKKSGRHRIIVKIDQESRQVIVADNGQGIDADLSEIIFMEFYSTKAESGRGLGLYIARELLERINAQIVLITTEPLKVLPGANFLIQFGEAE; translated from the coding sequence TTGGGAGATCAACTGATTACGAGTAAATGGGTCGGTGTTATTGAGTTAGTAAAGAACTGCTATGACGCCGACGCAAATCACGTGTCAGTACGGTTCCTGAATTTCGATGTTGTCGGAGAGACGCCTGTAATTGAAATAGAAGACGATGGCGACGGGATGACACTAGATATTATTCGAGACGTCTGGATGAAACCGGCCACTCCGTACAAGCTAAACCAAAAGAAATCAAAGCAACACCGCTACACAAACAAAGGGCGAGTAATGCAAGGCGACAAGGGAGTGGGACGGTTTGCGATTTATAAATTAGGCAACTATGTAGAAATCTTTACCAAGACCGTTCGCACCCCTGAGGTGCATCTAACTTTGAATTTCCGCGAGTACTCTCAAGATGATGAGTTTGCGACCACTACTAAGATTCCCGAAAAGTTCCTCGACGAAATTATGAACGAATGGAAATTGAACGACTCCCCGGTTTGCATCACCAATGAAAAACATAAAGGTACTCTGCTAAGGATTTCAGATACTAGGAATGACTGGAGATTGGAGGAATTAGAAAAACTCCAAGTTGCATTCCAGAGAATGATTCCACCGACGATACCGACCTTTAAGGGAGACTTCGTAAGAGATTTTGACGTTAAGCTCTATTGGGATGATAGAGAATACCCGAGATCCCGAACCAGCTTTGAAGAAGTAATTGAACTCGCGCCATTCAGGTTTGAGGGCCAAATAAGTGAGCGCGGAATTCTGGATTACAAATACAGACACAACAGGAATAAGGAACTCAATGGGCAAATCGACTTGTTTGATGATTCGGACGCGGCCAAGCACGACCTCTGGGGCTTCCCGATGTTTAAGGAGCAATTCCTTGAATTCGTCAAAAGAACACAAGAACAGCCTGTGCGAATAAGGAAGGCTGATGGGAGCAGTAGGAGTACTTATCATAGAAACAGATTTTGGAAGGTGAGACGAAAACCTCATGTTGGGCCATGCACATTTTTCTTTTATGCCTTTGATTGGAGAGACCAACACTTGGAATTAAAAGAACACGAACGCGCGTTCATCAAAAACAATTCGGTCTATCTGTACCGGGATTTCACCCGCGTTTATCCCTATGGCGAAAGAGGTGTTGATTGGCTCTCTTTGAGTAAACTTAGAGCCGAGGACAAGGCTGGTCGCTATTTTAGCTACAACGATCTACTGGGATTCATATTCATCACCCAAGAGCACAATCCACAATTAAGAGATGCAGCCAGCAGAGAAGGCCTCGTCAACATAAACGGGGCTTCTGAGGATTTTGTCGCCCTGCTCCAAGCAACTTTGAAGGTCATGAAAGACTTTGTCGACGTTGATAAACAACGCGACGAGTTAAGAAAAGAGCGATTATTTTCCAGCGCAAATAAGAAATTCAACGAATCATTTGAACGACTTCGGAAGCAATTGATTAAGAGCAGCGATGAAGAGACCCTGAAAAGGGCGAACGCGTTTGTCGCAACTACGAACGAATTGGTAGCTCAGTACAAGATCAAGGTCTCGATCACGGAGGAACTTGCCGGGTTGGGGATGGCGGTTGAAAAATCTTCTCATGACATCTTCATGTTGATTCGTAGGATGATTCATAATGCCAATGACATTGTAACGAGATTTGAGAAGAACAGACTTTCATCTGCTACCCTGAGACAATTCTTTTCAGATCTGACCGAAAACTTGGATTTCCTATATCAGGAATTGCAAATCCTACAGCCGCTTTTTAGGGAATCGCGCAAAGAGACTAAAGCAATTAGCGTAAGGGACACCTTGGAACGAATCCAACGCTACTATCGGCGGGAATTTCAATACGATATTGGATTCAAAATAGAGGGCCCAGGCGACATAGTTGTCCAGACTAATCTCGGACTAATGTTACAGGTCTTTATCAATCTGATAGACAACGCAATCTACTGGCTCAACAAGAAATCTGGTAGGCACCGCATTATAGTCAAAATAGACCAAGAAAGCAGACAGGTAATTGTCGCGGACAATGGTCAAGGGATCGACGCCGATTTATCGGAAATAATATTTATGGAGTTTTATTCAACCAAGGCCGAAAGCGGTCGGGGACTTGGACTCTACATCGCTAGGGAACTCCTCGAACGCATTAATGCTCAAATCGTGCTAATTACTACCGAACCGCTCAAGGTTCTTCCCGGCGCGAATTTCCTCATTCAGTTTGGCGAGGCCGAATAA